TCGCCAACGGCGACATGGTGACGCTCACCCTGATCCAGGGGGTGGTGAATACGTTCGTGCTGTTCCTGTCGCGCGTGATCGGCTACGTGGTCGACCGGACGGTGTTCCGCTCGGAGCGCGATCATGGGCCAGGTTTTTTCATCACCACCATCGTTGCCCAGCTGGTGCTGGGCGTGCTCGCCAGCATGATCGTCGCCTGGTTCTCGCGGCAGCGGGAGTTCCGGGCGGATGCCGGCGGAGCCAGCCTGGCCGGCCGCGATGGCATGATTGCGGCGCTCGAGCGGCTGAAAAGCGCGCATGAACCCAGCGCGTTGCCCGATTCCATGAAAGCCTTCGGCATCTCCGGCGGCCGCGCCTCGCGGTTTTTCATGTCGCATCCGCCGCTCGACGAACGTATCGCCGCGCTGCGCAACGCGTCGCAGCCTAAGCTCGGTTGACCGTCGGGCCGGGGCCTGCCGAAGGCCCCGGCCCTACTCGGTATCCTGCCTGAGGTCGGACTCTTCCGTTTCGACCGATTCCCGGTCGCCGTCTTTGCCGTTTGCGTCCTTCGGTGCGGCATACGCCAGCGCCGGCGGGCCTTGTTGCGCTTCGGTGCCGAGGTGGAAGGCGGCGAAACCGGGCATGACGACCTGGTTCACGGCCATGCCGATGACGCGGCCCTCGAATGGCGCATAGATGAGGTTCTGCTCATTGCTGATCGGGTCCGTGACCGTGCCGAGGATGTCGCCCGCCCGCACCGTCTGGCCCAGCCGCACGACCGAGAACAGCACGCCGCCGTGGTCCGCGCGCACCCAGCGGGAGTGGTAGTACACCGGCTCGGGTTGCTTGAGGAGCGTCGCGCGCCGGATCATGCCGAGCGAGCGCAGCAGGCGGTTGACGCCGGCTACGCCCTGTTCGACCTGGCGTGGCTGCAGCCGCAAGGGCTCGCCGGCCTCCATGATCACCGCAGGGATGCCTGCATCAGTGGCCGCGCGGCGCAGCGTGCCGGGTGAGGCTTCGTCATTGAGCACCAGCATGCCGCCGAAACCGTGCGCGAGTTCTGCCACGGACGGCTGCGACAGATCGGCCCGCACCTGCGGCAGGTTGTTGCGGAAAAACGAGCCGGTATGCAGGTCCACGACGACATCGCATTTGCGGATGATTTGCTCGAACAGGGAATACGCGATGCGCGCTGCCGAACTGCCCTGGGGATTGCCGGGGAAGAACCGGTTGAGGTCGCGCCGGTCCGGCAGGTAGCGCGAGCCGCGCCGGAAGCCGTGGATGTTCACGATCGGCATTCCGATGACCGCGCCCTTCAGTTCGTCGGCAGCCAGTTCCTGGAACACTCGCCGCACCATCTCGATGCCATTGAGTTCATCGCCGTGCACGGCTGCGGTCAGGCACAGTACGGGTCCTGCTTGGCGTCCGTTCACGACCAGCACCGGGGTCTCGCTGCTCATGCCTTCGAAAATACTGCTGGCCGACCACATCAGCCGCGTGACGGTGCCCGGCGGGATCTGCTCGCCGAGTACCTCGAGCGTGCCCGGAGGCCGCGCGGGTGCAGCAGCCTCGGGTGCTGTCGGCGCAGGCGCCGCCGTTGCGGCGATGGCCGGCACGGGCGGGCTGTCGGGCGCCGGCATTGCCGGTGGTGCCGATGCTGCGGGAGCCGGCTTTGACTCGGTCGCGGCCGGCGCGGCGCGGTCCGGCAGCGCCGCTTTCGGCGGCGCAGTGGCTGCGGGCGGGCCGTCCGGGCCCGAGCCGCAGCCCGTGAGCGCGACGAGGATCAGCAGCGCGGCCAGGCGCGGGATCTGACCCACGGATGACGTCTCGGGTACGCGCTGCATCACTGGCTCGCTACCGGGGGTCGCTCGGATGGATGGCCGGATGCGCATCAGCATCACGGCAAGATAGGTAAAAGAGTGGCTCGACGGCGTGAAACAGTAGCAGTTTTGTAAAACCGCTTGAAGCCGGCGCGCGTCGTGCAGGCGCGGCGACAGGCCTTGCGGTGCACGCGGTCATGTTCAGTTATGTGAATCGTTTCGTCTCCGGCCAGCCCCATGCCGGGCTAGGCTGGGCGTGCGGTGACGCGCTTCGGCTGTGTGGCTGGCCGGCGCTTGCATTGACCGGGGCGATTGGCTATCAATCGCCCGATAAACAGGGTTCGATCTGGTGCTAACCGTGATTGCCAGAGCTTTGGTCCTCGCAGCGAGCATGCTCGTCGGTTCGCTGGCGCTCGGCAATGACGCGTTGCCGCGGCCGGCCGGCCTGCAATCGGAGATCGGTTTCTGGCGCCGGATATTTGCCGAAGTCAGCACCCAGCAGGGGCTGATTCACGACAATCGCCATCTCGGTATCGTCTACGAGACGCTGGACCTGCCGGACGGCTCGAACCCTGCGCGTATCCGCAGCGCCGCAGATGCGGCACGCGGCAAGTACGAGCGCATCCTGCGGGTATTGGCGGAGGGCCGCCGGGACGGTCTCAGCAGCGAGCAGCGGCGCGTGCTGGCGTTGTGGGGCACGGGCGTCTCCAACCACGAGCTGCGCGAGGCGGCCGAGCGTGTGCGCTTCCAGCAGGGGCTTGCCGAGCGGTTCCACGCCGGGCTGGTCCGCTCAGGACTCTGGCGCGACCATATTCTCAAGGCGATGCGCTCGGCCGGCGTGCCGGAGGAGCTGGTGGCGTTGCCGCACGTGGAGTCGTCATTCGATCCCAGCGCCCGCTCCTTCGTGGGCGCGGCGGGATTGTGGCAGTTCACCAGCGGCACGGGCCAGCGCTTCCTGCGTATCGACCAGGCGGTCGACGAACGTCGTGATCCGTATGAATCGAGCGAGGCTGCTGCCCGCCTGCTCCAGTACAACTACTCGGTGCTCGGGTCCTGGCCGCTCGCAATCACCGCGTATAACCACGGGACTGCGGGTATGCGCCGCGCTGCCGAGTCGATGGGCACCACGGATATCGAGCGCATCATCCGACGCTACGACGGCCGGGCATTCGGCTTCGCGTCCCGCAACTTCTACGTTTCGTTCCTGGCGGCGCTGGAGATCGACCAGGCGCCGGAGAAATTCTTCGGGGCCGTGCAGCGCCGGGCGCCACGCGAGGATCTGGTCGTGGAACTGCCCGACTACATGCGCATTTCCACGCTGGAGCGCGCGCTCGGGGTCCCGCGCAGCACCCTGCAGTCGTTCAATCCGGCACTGCTGCCACCGGTGTGGGAGGGTGCTAAGTACGTTCCGCGGGGTTTCCGCCTCCGGTTGCCGGCGGAGACGGTCATCGCCGCGCCCGAGCAGGTGCTGGCTGCCGTGCCGTCCGGGGAGAGGTTTGCCGCGCAGGTGCCCGATCTCAGCTACCGGGTGCAGAAAGGCGACACGCTTTCGCAGATCGCCCGGCGCCACGGCACCACCGTGACGAAGCTGGCGCAGGCCAATGGCCTCGGCAATGGCAGCCGCATCCGCGTTGGGCAGACACTGAAGCTGCCGGCGCGCGCCGGTTCGACCCGACCCCCGCCGGCCGACCCGCAGCCGGCGCAGTCCGGCGACACGCGGCTCGCCAGCCGTTCGCCGCCGCCCGCACCGAATGCCGCGAGCGAGCCGGCGTCGCGGCCGTTGCCGGCAGGCCCGGCCCCGCAGGCACCGTCAGTTGCGACCACCGGCCCGGCCACCGCCACGAATGACGCGGCCGGTTATCACGTCCGGCCGGGTGATTCGCTGGCGGCCATCTCCCGGCGCACCGGCGTCTCGCAGCGTGACCTGATCGAGTTCAATGACCTGCGCAATGCCAACATGCTGCACAGCGGACAGACGTTGCGTCTCGCGCGGCCGGCGGAAGCGGCCAATGCGACGCGGCCTGCGGCGGCAGCCCTGTCGGACACCGGTGGCGGATCGCAGGTCGCGAGCGCAGTGCAGCCGGCTGCCGGCGGCAGCCCGCCGGCCACCTCACTCGCGGATCCCAGCGACTACCTCGTGGCCGGCGACGGCACCGTCGAGGTGCAGGCGGCCGAGACACTCAGCCACTACGCCGACTGGCTGGGAGTCGGTGCCGCGCAACTGCGCAAGGCGAATGGCTGGTCACGGCAGCGTCCGCTGGTGCTCGGCCAGCGTGTGCACCTGGTATTCAGCGAGGTCGACCGCGAGACGTTCCAGTCCCGGCGCATCGACTTCCACCGCGAATTGCAGGAGGCGTTCTTCAGCCGCTATCGCATTACGGACACCACCGAGCACCGGTTGCGCCGGGGTGAGTCGGTGTGGGTGCTCGCATCGCAGAAGTACAAGGTGCCGGTCTGGTTGCTGCGCCAGTACAATCCCACTCTGAAACTCGACGAGGTGCGCCCCGGGACGGCTGTGGTTTTCCCCCGGCTGGCGCCGGTCGCCTAGACAGTCCCGAGAGCCGTCTGCCATGACACGATTCCTGCCCGCCGCCGCCATCGTTGCGCTGCTCGCCGCTGGCCTGTCAGCGCCGGGCCCGGGGCCGCTCGCGGCGGTCAGCTTCGACCGCGCCGACCGGGTGCTGGTGCGCAAGTCCGAGCGCAAGCTCTACCTCATGAAGGGTGATGCGGTGCTGCGCAGTTTCGACGTGGCACTCGGGCTCGCGCCCGAAGGCGACAAGCTGCGCGAGGGTGACTTCCGTACCCCGGAGGGCAGCTACGAACTCATCGAGCGCAATGCGGACAGCGACTACTTCCTCGCCATACTCATTTCCTATCCGAGCGTGACCGATACCCGCCGTTCGCGGGCAAAGGGCTATGACCCCGGTGGCTCGATCATGATCCACGGGCAACCCAACAATCCCACGCGGTCGCCGGAGTACTATCGCCGCGTCGACTGGACCAATGGCTGCATCGCCGTGTCCAACTCCGACATGGTGGATATCTGGCTGATGACCGGCCGCAATACCCCGATCGACATTCTTCCCTAGCAGGGCGCGCAGCCACCCGGGCGGAGGGTTACCCACCCCCCACCCGGGAGCCTGCAATGCCCGGACGTCGAAGCGACCCATGAGCAATGGCCCCGCGCAATCCCTGGTCGAAGTCATGCCCGAGGGCAGCCTGGAGCTGCTGTCCCAGCACGAGGTCAACCGGCTGCGCAGCACGGGAGAGGGTGGCCAGCACGAGGTGCTGCGGCGTTGCGCTCTGGCCATCCTGAACGTCGGTGGCCAGAGCGACGACACCCGGGAAGTGCTGGAGAAGTATCACGATTTCGACGTTTACATCGTGCAGCAGGATCGTGGCGTCAAGCTGGCGCTGAAGAACGCGCCGCCGGCAGCGTTTGTCGATGGGCGGATGATCCGCGGCATCCGCGAGCTCCTGTTCGCGGTGCTGCGCGACGTGGTGTTCATCAATACCGAGGTCGCCAGCGGAGCGCAGTTCGACCTTGGCAGCAGCGACGGCATCACCAATGCGGTCTTCCACATCCTGCGCAATGCCGGAGCGCTGCGCGCCGGCGAACCCGATCTCGTCGTGTGCTGGGGCGGGCACGCCATCAGCCGCGAGGAGTACGACTACTCGAAGAAAGTCGGCTACGAAATCGGACTGCGCGGCATGAGTGTGTGCACCGGCTGCGGCAGCGGCGCCATGAAAGGCCCGATGAAGGGCGCGGCGGTCGGTCACGCCAAGCAGCGTGTCGCTGATGGCCGCTATGTTGGCATCACCGAGCCCGGAATCATCGCGGCGGAGTCGCCGAACCCGATCGTCAACAAGCTGGTGATCATGCCGGACATGGAGAAACGCCTCGAGGCGTTTCTGCGCATTGCCCACGCGATCGTGATCTTTCCCGGTGGGGTCGGTACGGCCGAGGAGTTCCTGTTCCTGCTCGGCATCCTGCTGCATCCGCACAACCGCGACATTCCGCTGCCGGTGCTCCTGACCGGGCCGGAGTCCAGCCGGCCTTACTTCGAGCAGATTGACCGCTTCATCGGCGCGACCCTCGGCCGGGAGGCCCAGCAGCGCTACCGCATCAGCGTCGGTGACCCGGGGGCGGTGGCTGCCGAAATCCGCGCCGGGCTGCAACGCGTGCGCGATTTCCGCCATGCTCACAGCGACGCGTACTATTTCAACTGGCGGCTGCACATCGACATGGATTTCCAGCGTCCGTTCCGGGCGACTCACGAGAGCATGGCCGCCCTGCAGCTGTTCCGTGGCGAGGATGCGCCGCGTCTCGCGGCCAGCCTGCGCAAGGCCTTCTCCGGGCTGGTCTCCGGCAACGTCAAGGACGACGGCATCCGCGCGATCGAACGCCACGGGCCGTTCGAACTCTCCGGCGAGCCCGCGCTGATGGGTGAGCTCGACCGCTTGCTCGCTGCGTTCGTCGCGGCGAACCGCATGCGCCTTCCCGGGCGCGTCTACCAGCCCTGTTATCGCCTCGTCGTGTAGAGCCGGGTCCGGCGGACCGGCGGCGCGCGATGCGTCGCATAACGTCGCTGTTAAATCGAAATGCCTGTGACATGGTTCCTCGATGGCGCACGTGCCTCTTCATAAGCTGATTGCAGTGTGGAGGTTCGGGGACAGTCACCATGAGCAATTACAATAAAAACAATTCGCCCCCAGGGTCCGACGAGGCATCGGGCGAGGTCGTGGCCGACGGCAAGTCGGCCTACGAAAGCGCTTTGCGCAACGGCCGGGTTCGCAACCTGGTCACGCCTGACGGTCGGGACATGGGCGCTTGGGATTCCTACCGACGCTGGCTGAATCGGGTGCAGCAGCCCGACAAACGCCGCACGCCGATCGATCCGGCCCTCTACACCTGGAAGGGATACCGCAACTGGTCGGACAAGGTCCGCCGTGACTGGAAGCAGGACGAATAGTGCAAGCTGATACGGAAGGCGCGAGCCCGACGCCTTTGCCGATGCCGAATCCGCGGAGTCCGGATTTCGAACAACAAGCCGCAACCATAAAAAAACAGAATATGTCGGACAGGGACGACAACGAAGACATCATCCGGAACCAGGACACAGTCGCCCGCCGGGCCTGGGTCGAGTGGGCGCTGGACAGCGTGCGCCGCCGGCTGCAGACCGACGAGGAGATGCCGGGCGGCACTGCGAAGGCCGCCGACCGGCCATCGCTGTTCGTCGTGCGTCCGGGCCGCAAGCGCTGAAGCGGCCGGTTTCCTTCGCGATGCAACCGGAGCGCGCGCTCAGGCTGCTCGACGCACTCGACGGGCTTGCCGGCGCAGTGCGGCTCGTGTGTATCGGCTACTGGGGCCGGCGGCTGCGCGCGGCACTCATCATGGCGGCGGTGCTGTTCGTGCCTGCGACAGTGCTGACGCCGTATATCTGAGCGCGGACTCAGAGCAACGCTGAGATCAGGGCGAGGCTCGTCGTCGCGAGCAGCAACGCGGCAATCAGCCCGGCGGCAAGCGGCTGCCAGCCGACATGGCGCAGGTCGCGCAACTCGACGTTGAGCCCGACGCCCGCCATCCCGACGATCAGCAGCAGCTCGCTGAGCTGCGCGGCCAGTGCCAGGGCGGGCTGCCACAGGTGTTCAACGAAGGCCGGGCTGGATGCGCCGAAAACGTCGCCGAGCGAGCGCAGTGCCGCCAGCCCGACGAACGCAAACACGAAGCCCGGCACCAGTTTCCGCAGTGAAAGCGAGCCGGTGCCGCTGGCGGCCGCGCCGGCACGCGCCTGCATGGCAGCCAGCACCGGGACGACGAGCACCAGCGTGAGGTTACGCATCAGCTTGGTAACCGTTGCGGCTTCGAGCGCCTCCGGGGCGAGGTACTGGTCGCTGTAGATCAAGGCCGCACCCATGACCTGCGAGGTGTCGTGGATGGCCGTGCCGAGGAATACACCGGCGGCGGCCGGCGCGTCCGCAAACAGCGTGTGCGCGAGGGCCGGGTAGAGCAGCGCGCCGGCAAGCCCGATGACGACCACTATGGTGACGGCATAACCGGTCTCGGCGGCGCGGGCTTTCAAAACGGGCGCAACCGCCATCACCGCCGTGCAGCCGCAGATGCTGGTGCCGACGGTGAGCAACGACACCAGCGCGCCCCGCAGGCCGAGACTGCGTGCGATGCGCGGAATGGCCAGCCAGGCAACCGCCAGGCACCCGGCGACCACCGGCAGGGCGCGCAGTCCGAGCACGCCGATACTGCTCAGCGTGAGGCGCAGCCCGACCAGGGCGAGTCCGCAGCGAAGCAGGGTTCCGGTCGCGAGCGCGAGGCCTTTGTCCTGGAGCGGACTGACGCCGATCGTGTTGCGCACGGCGATTCCGGCAAGCACCGCGATCATCACCGGGCTGACCGGGCTATGGCCGAGGCTGAAGATCGCGCTGCCGAGGAATTCCGCCACCAGCCGGGAGGACAGGGCGATGGCCGCGACGACGGCGAGACCCGGAATGACCGACGCCCGCAGGGCATCGCGCATGACAGCGCTCATTGCGCCAGGAGTCCTGCTGGTTGAGTGATGGGGCCGGTGAGACGCGGCTAGCCGGCGCCGATGGTGTCCGCGCCAGCGGTCGCGCCGCCCTGGGCCACGTCCAGGCGCGGCCGGCGGTCACGATTCACGACCATGCGGTCATGCAGGCGGGTGATCGTATTGCTGCCGGTTTTCACGAACAGGAAGGGCAACAGCCCGTGAATGAAGCAGCACACCCCGGCACCGATCATATGCAGGGCGAAGCTCGAAGCGCTCCCCATGTGCTGCACATAGGTTTCGCCGACGGATGCCGGGTGCTCAGTGAACAGCGCCTTGATCTTGCTCATGTTGCGACCTGCTCCTTCACGGCCCCCCGGGTCGCCCGATC
This genomic interval from Gammaproteobacteria bacterium contains the following:
- a CDS encoding LysM peptidoglycan-binding domain-containing protein: MLTVIARALVLAASMLVGSLALGNDALPRPAGLQSEIGFWRRIFAEVSTQQGLIHDNRHLGIVYETLDLPDGSNPARIRSAADAARGKYERILRVLAEGRRDGLSSEQRRVLALWGTGVSNHELREAAERVRFQQGLAERFHAGLVRSGLWRDHILKAMRSAGVPEELVALPHVESSFDPSARSFVGAAGLWQFTSGTGQRFLRIDQAVDERRDPYESSEAAARLLQYNYSVLGSWPLAITAYNHGTAGMRRAAESMGTTDIERIIRRYDGRAFGFASRNFYVSFLAALEIDQAPEKFFGAVQRRAPREDLVVELPDYMRISTLERALGVPRSTLQSFNPALLPPVWEGAKYVPRGFRLRLPAETVIAAPEQVLAAVPSGERFAAQVPDLSYRVQKGDTLSQIARRHGTTVTKLAQANGLGNGSRIRVGQTLKLPARAGSTRPPPADPQPAQSGDTRLASRSPPPAPNAASEPASRPLPAGPAPQAPSVATTGPATATNDAAGYHVRPGDSLAAISRRTGVSQRDLIEFNDLRNANMLHSGQTLRLARPAEAANATRPAAAALSDTGGGSQVASAVQPAAGGSPPATSLADPSDYLVAGDGTVEVQAAETLSHYADWLGVGAAQLRKANGWSRQRPLVLGQRVHLVFSEVDRETFQSRRIDFHRELQEAFFSRYRITDTTEHRLRRGESVWVLASQKYKVPVWLLRQYNPTLKLDEVRPGTAVVFPRLAPVA
- a CDS encoding succinylglutamate desuccinylase/aspartoacylase family protein, with translation MQRVPETSSVGQIPRLAALLILVALTGCGSGPDGPPAATAPPKAALPDRAAPAATESKPAPAASAPPAMPAPDSPPVPAIAATAAPAPTAPEAAAPARPPGTLEVLGEQIPPGTVTRLMWSASSIFEGMSSETPVLVVNGRQAGPVLCLTAAVHGDELNGIEMVRRVFQELAADELKGAVIGMPIVNIHGFRRGSRYLPDRRDLNRFFPGNPQGSSAARIAYSLFEQIIRKCDVVVDLHTGSFFRNNLPQVRADLSQPSVAELAHGFGGMLVLNDEASPGTLRRAATDAGIPAVIMEAGEPLRLQPRQVEQGVAGVNRLLRSLGMIRRATLLKQPEPVYYHSRWVRADHGGVLFSVVRLGQTVRAGDILGTVTDPISNEQNLIYAPFEGRVIGMAVNQVVMPGFAAFHLGTEAQQGPPALAYAAPKDANGKDGDRESVETEESDLRQDTE
- the ppnN gene encoding nucleotide 5'-monophosphate nucleosidase PpnN, producing MSNGPAQSLVEVMPEGSLELLSQHEVNRLRSTGEGGQHEVLRRCALAILNVGGQSDDTREVLEKYHDFDVYIVQQDRGVKLALKNAPPAAFVDGRMIRGIRELLFAVLRDVVFINTEVASGAQFDLGSSDGITNAVFHILRNAGALRAGEPDLVVCWGGHAISREEYDYSKKVGYEIGLRGMSVCTGCGSGAMKGPMKGAAVGHAKQRVADGRYVGITEPGIIAAESPNPIVNKLVIMPDMEKRLEAFLRIAHAIVIFPGGVGTAEEFLFLLGILLHPHNRDIPLPVLLTGPESSRPYFEQIDRFIGATLGREAQQRYRISVGDPGAVAAEIRAGLQRVRDFRHAHSDAYYFNWRLHIDMDFQRPFRATHESMAALQLFRGEDAPRLAASLRKAFSGLVSGNVKDDGIRAIERHGPFELSGEPALMGELDRLLAAFVAANRMRLPGRVYQPCYRLVV
- a CDS encoding L,D-transpeptidase family protein, translating into MTRFLPAAAIVALLAAGLSAPGPGPLAAVSFDRADRVLVRKSERKLYLMKGDAVLRSFDVALGLAPEGDKLREGDFRTPEGSYELIERNADSDYFLAILISYPSVTDTRRSRAKGYDPGGSIMIHGQPNNPTRSPEYYRRVDWTNGCIAVSNSDMVDIWLMTGRNTPIDILP
- a CDS encoding DUF6356 family protein, with amino-acid sequence MSKIKALFTEHPASVGETYVQHMGSASSFALHMIGAGVCCFIHGLLPFLFVKTGSNTITRLHDRMVVNRDRRPRLDVAQGGATAGADTIGAG
- a CDS encoding putative sulfate exporter family transporter — its product is MSAVMRDALRASVIPGLAVVAAIALSSRLVAEFLGSAIFSLGHSPVSPVMIAVLAGIAVRNTIGVSPLQDKGLALATGTLLRCGLALVGLRLTLSSIGVLGLRALPVVAGCLAVAWLAIPRIARSLGLRGALVSLLTVGTSICGCTAVMAVAPVLKARAAETGYAVTIVVVIGLAGALLYPALAHTLFADAPAAAGVFLGTAIHDTSQVMGAALIYSDQYLAPEALEAATVTKLMRNLTLVLVVPVLAAMQARAGAAASGTGSLSLRKLVPGFVFAFVGLAALRSLGDVFGASSPAFVEHLWQPALALAAQLSELLLIVGMAGVGLNVELRDLRHVGWQPLAAGLIAALLLATTSLALISALL